One genomic window of Arthrobacter sp. KBS0703 includes the following:
- a CDS encoding multicopper oxidase domain-containing protein, giving the protein MSPLDLHINDGFLPMVDGSLVYHRGFGDRRTLVTDPRPSLAVSPRVFLRNGIVVASRTYPLKAAVPPLGRPAPAAKDPANPGEFLVRRAHWASFFPDRTLIAETGSTISIRVTNHLAQEHALQFLNAGSGNGHVGTGVIKPGQTKTLQFKAPKAGTYLYCDPGADPADPTADPVQRVLGLFGALLVTDPASPWLPTTNGPEFERQWVWMLHNVDPVWAGIASRNGTVDPDKTPVYPRYFTLNGRSGFQSLAASTDEALNRVRDEDTLMSGSARQIDVRNFSKGATAGTVATGQLMRFLNAGVVHHQLHFHGNHLWTVNRNGTPFPRTGGKVDAAGHIVLQQWEDVIEMHPLDRKDSLLPLRRPPEAIDEVWNARKEDWDYPMHCHAEPSQVAKGGMYPGGLVGHWALAAPGPAAAGAASHELFRSQVDFSSQQMHEGSPATEFRQTPDVAHEFKFFNRKMKFDDGGEFEMWTFETENSGRIFPAPLVRITEGQLFHGTIHPSKKVHTVHWHGIEPDPRNDGVGHTSFEVSGSYTYQWRPETGQPGNPNRGASGTYFYHCHVNTTLHVQMGMFGPLIIDPAVHPDYPVTKGARRSFVDGPEYDIDTETILVPYSVDPRWHELNHAAGLSGDDAGLDKFEARHFYLLGGELAPVPNKEGPIFLSRIRARMAGGTVKPTLLRLLNANYFPVTAYFTDAAGKRVAMAELIAHDGRPFRDTSSPTGPARPISATGPLRTSIINFGAAERYDMLLRPPAPGTYTLTVNLLDWITGKVLMSRRIPVVAA; this is encoded by the coding sequence ATGAGCCCCCTGGACCTGCACATCAACGACGGCTTCCTGCCCATGGTGGATGGCTCGCTCGTCTACCACCGGGGATTCGGGGACCGGCGGACCCTCGTCACGGATCCTAGGCCGAGCCTCGCGGTGAGCCCCCGCGTATTCCTGCGGAACGGTATCGTCGTGGCGAGCCGCACCTACCCGCTCAAGGCCGCAGTTCCGCCCTTGGGGCGTCCTGCGCCCGCCGCCAAGGACCCTGCCAACCCCGGCGAATTCCTGGTCCGCCGGGCACACTGGGCCAGCTTCTTCCCGGACCGTACGCTGATCGCGGAAACCGGCAGCACCATCAGCATTCGCGTGACCAACCATCTGGCCCAGGAGCATGCGCTGCAGTTCCTGAACGCCGGATCCGGGAACGGCCATGTCGGCACCGGCGTGATCAAACCGGGCCAGACCAAGACACTGCAATTCAAGGCCCCCAAGGCAGGTACCTACCTCTATTGCGATCCCGGTGCCGATCCGGCCGATCCGACCGCCGACCCCGTCCAGCGGGTTCTTGGCCTCTTTGGCGCCCTGCTGGTCACCGACCCGGCCTCGCCGTGGCTGCCCACGACGAACGGGCCGGAATTCGAGCGGCAGTGGGTGTGGATGCTCCACAACGTCGACCCCGTGTGGGCGGGCATCGCGTCCCGCAACGGAACCGTGGACCCCGACAAGACACCGGTGTATCCGCGGTATTTCACCCTCAACGGCCGCAGCGGCTTCCAGTCCCTGGCCGCGTCCACGGATGAGGCCCTGAACCGCGTCCGCGATGAGGACACCCTGATGTCCGGGTCCGCACGCCAGATCGACGTCCGCAATTTCAGCAAGGGCGCCACCGCCGGCACTGTCGCGACGGGTCAGCTCATGCGTTTCCTCAACGCCGGGGTGGTCCACCACCAACTGCATTTCCACGGAAACCATCTCTGGACCGTGAACCGGAACGGAACGCCGTTCCCCCGAACCGGCGGGAAGGTCGACGCCGCCGGCCACATCGTGCTCCAGCAGTGGGAGGACGTCATTGAGATGCACCCCCTGGACCGAAAAGACTCGTTGCTCCCGTTGAGGCGTCCGCCGGAGGCCATCGATGAGGTGTGGAACGCCCGGAAAGAGGACTGGGACTACCCGATGCACTGCCACGCCGAACCGTCGCAGGTGGCAAAGGGCGGGATGTACCCCGGCGGGCTGGTGGGCCACTGGGCATTGGCAGCTCCGGGCCCGGCCGCTGCCGGCGCCGCATCGCACGAGCTGTTCCGCAGCCAGGTCGACTTCAGCTCACAGCAAATGCATGAGGGAAGCCCCGCAACGGAGTTCCGCCAGACGCCGGACGTGGCCCACGAATTCAAGTTCTTCAACCGCAAGATGAAATTCGACGACGGCGGCGAATTCGAGATGTGGACGTTCGAGACCGAGAACTCGGGCCGGATTTTCCCCGCGCCCTTGGTCCGGATCACCGAGGGCCAGCTATTCCACGGGACCATTCACCCCAGCAAAAAGGTCCATACGGTTCACTGGCACGGCATCGAACCCGATCCGCGGAACGACGGCGTGGGCCACACCTCCTTCGAGGTGTCGGGGAGCTACACCTATCAATGGCGGCCGGAAACCGGTCAGCCCGGCAACCCGAACAGGGGGGCGTCCGGCACGTATTTCTACCACTGCCACGTCAACACCACCCTGCACGTGCAAATGGGAATGTTTGGCCCCCTGATCATCGATCCGGCGGTCCATCCGGACTACCCCGTGACCAAGGGTGCGCGGCGGTCGTTCGTGGACGGGCCGGAATACGACATCGACACCGAAACGATCTTGGTCCCCTACTCGGTGGACCCCCGCTGGCACGAGCTTAACCACGCTGCAGGGCTGTCCGGGGATGACGCGGGCCTGGACAAGTTCGAGGCCAGGCACTTCTATCTGCTGGGAGGGGAACTCGCCCCGGTACCGAACAAAGAGGGCCCCATCTTCCTCAGCCGCATCCGCGCCCGGATGGCAGGGGGCACCGTCAAACCCACGCTGCTCCGCCTGCTCAACGCCAACTATTTCCCCGTCACCGCCTACTTCACGGACGCCGCCGGCAAGCGCGTTGCCATGGCCGAACTGATAGCGCACGACGGCCGGCCATTCCGCGACACGTCAAGCCCGACCGGGCCGGCACGGCCGATTTCCGCCACCGGCCCCCTGCGGACCAGCATCATCAATTTCGGAGCAGCGGAGCGCTACGACATGCTGCTGCGTCCGCCGGCACCCGGGACTTACACGCTGACGGTGAACCTGCTGGACTGGATCACCGGGAAGGTCCTCATGTCCCGGCGCATCCCGGTCGTAGCGGCGTGA
- the moeB gene encoding molybdopterin-synthase adenylyltransferase MoeB, whose protein sequence is MASPSTANAALTSLDPLVDPAPGLSPEEVERYSRHLIIPEIGALGQRRLKNARVLVIGAGGLGSPALLYLAAAGVGTIGIIDDDSVDLSNLQRQIIHGVQDVGRPKIESARDAIAALNPLVDVRLHDVRLDATNALELFSGYDLILDGADNFATRYLVNDAAAILGKPYVWGSIFRFDGQVSVFWEQHGPTYRDLYPEAPPAGSVPSCGEGGVFGMLCAAVGSLMVTEAVKLITGVGRSLLGRVALYDALGGSWREIRVAKDPAAPRITELTDYEAFCGITPAAATDTEHTITATQLATMLASRDAGLKDFELVDVRETGEYDIVRIDGSVLIPQGRILAGEAWGELPQDRDIVFHCKAGTRSAAVLAAAQKAGYQRVSHLDGGILAWVRDVEPQKPVY, encoded by the coding sequence ATGGCTTCTCCGTCCACCGCAAATGCAGCACTCACCTCACTGGATCCCCTAGTTGATCCGGCACCCGGACTCTCGCCCGAGGAGGTGGAACGGTATTCCCGGCACCTCATCATTCCGGAGATCGGCGCGCTCGGCCAAAGGCGGCTGAAGAACGCGCGCGTCCTGGTGATCGGCGCCGGCGGACTCGGGTCTCCCGCTCTGCTCTACCTGGCCGCGGCCGGCGTCGGGACCATCGGAATCATTGACGACGACTCCGTTGACCTGAGCAACCTGCAACGCCAGATCATCCACGGCGTCCAGGACGTCGGGCGTCCCAAGATCGAATCGGCGCGTGATGCGATTGCGGCGCTGAACCCGCTGGTCGACGTCAGGCTGCATGATGTCAGGCTCGACGCCACGAACGCCCTGGAGCTTTTTTCCGGCTACGACCTCATCCTGGACGGGGCGGACAACTTCGCCACCCGCTACCTCGTCAACGACGCCGCGGCGATCCTCGGCAAGCCCTACGTGTGGGGATCGATCTTCCGCTTCGACGGCCAGGTCAGCGTGTTCTGGGAACAGCACGGCCCCACCTACCGCGACCTGTACCCGGAGGCGCCGCCGGCGGGTTCCGTGCCGTCGTGCGGCGAGGGCGGCGTTTTCGGGATGCTCTGCGCTGCCGTCGGGTCCCTCATGGTGACGGAGGCCGTAAAGCTGATCACCGGCGTCGGGCGTTCCCTGCTCGGCCGTGTGGCGTTGTATGACGCCCTGGGCGGCAGTTGGCGCGAGATCAGGGTGGCCAAGGACCCCGCCGCCCCCCGGATCACGGAGCTGACGGATTATGAGGCCTTCTGCGGCATCACGCCCGCGGCGGCCACCGACACGGAACACACCATCACCGCAACGCAGTTGGCCACTATGCTCGCTTCGCGCGATGCCGGGCTCAAGGACTTCGAGCTCGTGGACGTCCGGGAGACCGGCGAGTACGACATCGTCCGGATTGACGGCTCCGTCCTGATTCCCCAGGGCAGGATCCTCGCGGGCGAGGCCTGGGGCGAGCTGCCGCAGGACAGGGACATCGTGTTCCACTGCAAGGCCGGGACACGGTCCGCAGCGGTGCTGGCAGCCGCGCAAAAGGCCGGCTACCAGCGCGTGAGCCATCTCGACGGCGGTATCCTCGCCTGGGTCAGGGACGTGGAGCCCCAGAAGCCCGTCTACTGA
- the thiO gene encoding glycine oxidase ThiO, whose protein sequence is MNPGSGGTTAATATLHADVAVIGGGVVGHGIAWEARRSGRSVVLIDEAPGTGASWAAAGMLAPVSELHYQEEELLELMLDSSARWPAFAAALADGGRDTGYLPTPTLAVGADPADRRALMDLREVQRASGLVVEPLTIREARSREPLLSPGISCALDIPADHQVDPRRLVESLAAALAEHTPGSGTAVAGAWKGYAVREHAAGLLWDNEGVCGVRLTGGGTVLAGETVVANGLAAGSLDALPEGLRLPLRPVYGDILRLRVPERLRPLLTATVRGMVRGVPVYVVPRRDGTVVIGATQREDDLSGPSAGGVYQLLRDAQSLVPAVAELELLETTARARPGTPDNAPLLGRVPAGRAPSGAGRSVAGLIVATGFFRHGVLLTPAAAAICRELMDGVEDGRWAAFRPGRFSPELSASGAAAVSAGKPHSAGNPSSAGDLYSSGTVTFDQDKEPA, encoded by the coding sequence ATGAACCCTGGATCCGGCGGGACCACCGCTGCCACAGCAACTCTGCATGCCGACGTCGCCGTCATCGGCGGCGGCGTGGTGGGCCACGGGATTGCCTGGGAGGCAAGGCGCTCGGGACGCTCTGTGGTCCTCATCGATGAAGCGCCCGGAACGGGCGCCAGCTGGGCGGCCGCAGGGATGCTGGCACCGGTCAGCGAGCTGCATTACCAGGAAGAGGAACTCCTGGAGCTGATGCTCGATTCCTCGGCCCGGTGGCCGGCCTTCGCTGCCGCGCTCGCAGACGGCGGGCGGGACACCGGTTACCTCCCGACGCCGACCCTCGCCGTCGGCGCGGACCCCGCCGACCGCCGCGCGCTGATGGACCTACGCGAAGTCCAGCGGGCCAGCGGGCTCGTCGTCGAACCACTGACCATCCGGGAGGCACGGTCCCGGGAGCCGCTGCTGAGTCCGGGCATCTCGTGCGCCCTGGACATCCCGGCCGACCACCAGGTGGATCCGCGGCGGCTCGTGGAGAGCCTCGCCGCTGCGCTCGCCGAGCACACGCCCGGTTCCGGGACCGCGGTGGCCGGTGCGTGGAAGGGATACGCGGTCAGGGAGCACGCCGCTGGCCTGCTGTGGGACAACGAGGGGGTCTGCGGAGTCCGGCTCACCGGCGGCGGGACTGTCCTGGCCGGCGAGACGGTAGTGGCCAACGGCCTGGCCGCGGGATCGCTGGACGCGCTGCCGGAGGGCCTCAGGCTTCCGCTGCGGCCCGTGTACGGGGACATTCTCCGGCTCAGGGTCCCGGAGCGACTCCGCCCGCTGCTGACCGCCACGGTCCGGGGCATGGTCCGGGGCGTGCCCGTGTATGTGGTTCCGCGCCGGGACGGCACCGTGGTGATAGGTGCCACCCAGCGGGAGGACGACCTGTCCGGACCCAGCGCGGGCGGGGTCTATCAGCTGCTCAGGGATGCGCAGTCCCTGGTGCCCGCAGTGGCGGAACTTGAGCTCCTTGAAACCACAGCCAGGGCGAGGCCGGGAACACCGGACAACGCGCCGTTGCTGGGCCGTGTCCCGGCAGGCCGTGCCCCGTCAGGCGCCGGAAGGTCGGTGGCCGGGCTCATCGTCGCCACCGGGTTCTTCCGCCACGGCGTGCTCCTGACCCCGGCGGCCGCGGCAATCTGCCGCGAGCTGATGGACGGCGTGGAGGACGGCCGCTGGGCTGCCTTCCGGCCTGGGAGGTTCTCCCCGGAGCTGTCCGCATCCGGCGCCGCCGCAGTGAGCGCCGGCAAGCCACACAGCGCCGGCAACCCATCTTCAGCCGGCGACCTGTATTCATCCGGCACAGTCACATTTGACCAGGACAAGGAACCAGCATGA
- the thiE gene encoding thiamine phosphate synthase — translation MTAHDVHTTARLYLCTDARQERGDFADFVDAAFAGGVDIIQLRDKTIEAAEELELLDVLRQAAHRHGRLWAVNDRADIASLSGAPVFHIGQKDLPLRSARKLLHAATVIGLSTHTTGQVDAAIAATHGRTGLDYFCVGPVWATPTKPGRAAVGLDLVRYADEAVRKADEERVGGLLLPWFAIGGIDLTNVEQVVAAGASRIVVVRAITEAPDPAAAAAELLSALDAADQSAAAS, via the coding sequence ATGACCGCGCATGACGTCCACACCACCGCCCGCCTCTACCTCTGCACCGATGCCCGCCAGGAGCGCGGCGACTTCGCCGATTTCGTTGATGCGGCATTCGCCGGCGGGGTGGACATCATCCAGCTGCGCGACAAGACCATTGAGGCCGCCGAGGAACTCGAACTTCTGGACGTCCTGCGCCAGGCAGCCCACCGGCACGGCCGGCTCTGGGCCGTCAACGACCGTGCGGACATCGCATCACTGTCCGGGGCACCGGTGTTCCACATCGGCCAAAAAGACCTGCCGCTCCGTTCGGCGCGCAAGCTCCTGCACGCCGCCACGGTGATCGGGCTGTCCACGCACACCACCGGCCAGGTGGATGCCGCCATCGCCGCCACCCACGGCCGCACCGGGCTGGACTATTTCTGTGTGGGACCCGTGTGGGCCACCCCCACCAAGCCCGGACGTGCCGCCGTCGGCCTTGACCTTGTCCGGTACGCCGACGAGGCCGTCCGCAAGGCGGATGAGGAAAGAGTCGGCGGCCTGCTCCTGCCCTGGTTCGCCATCGGCGGGATCGATCTCACCAACGTGGAGCAGGTCGTGGCGGCGGGCGCCAGCCGGATCGTCGTCGTCCGCGCCATCACCGAGGCGCCCGATCCGGCAGCCGCGGCTGCCGAGCTGCTGTCCGCCCTGGATGCCGCCGACCAGTCGGCCGCTGCGTCGTAG
- a CDS encoding RNB domain-containing ribonuclease, with translation MSHHRLSPSVHEQTNALADALSALRTELELPGEFPEDVLKEAEAAVAERELPELDLTAVEFLTIDPPSSTDLDQALFIERSGAGYRILYAIADVPSFVAPGGALDAETRRRGQTFYAPDGRIPLHPEVISENAGSLLAGQLCSAFVWEFELDAAAEVTSVLVRRAMVRSRAKLNYKNVQAELDAGTAAPVLVLLREVGLKRVELERARGGASLNTPEQEIVQLPDGGYRIVAAPQLPVEDWNAQISLMTGMAAAGLMLEGKVGILRTMPAPDERSLSHFRRQTAALGKPWDGKASYGDYLRTLDPTDHRQLAILHSAGMLFRGAGYTHFDGTVPDEATQSAIGTAYAHTTAPLRRLVDRFVLVICEALSNNKTVPAWAREALPTLPDIMATSDQLASRMERLALDTVEAALLINHVGQEFDAVVISGSKPAKNGNGNGNGNGNGPNGRGSNGKASNGSGPSGVVQIAEPAVTARCAGEMEPGTKVRVRLISSDIATREIHLELVG, from the coding sequence GTGTCACATCATCGCCTGTCCCCCAGCGTCCATGAGCAGACCAACGCGCTTGCGGACGCCCTGAGCGCGCTCCGAACGGAGCTGGAACTGCCCGGCGAATTCCCGGAGGACGTGCTCAAAGAAGCGGAAGCGGCCGTGGCGGAACGGGAGCTGCCGGAGCTTGATCTGACCGCCGTCGAATTCCTGACGATAGATCCGCCGTCGTCCACCGACCTGGACCAGGCGCTCTTCATCGAACGGTCCGGGGCTGGTTACCGGATTCTCTATGCCATCGCGGACGTGCCGTCCTTCGTGGCCCCGGGCGGCGCCCTCGACGCCGAAACCCGCCGCCGCGGACAGACCTTCTACGCCCCCGACGGCCGCATTCCACTGCACCCGGAGGTCATCAGCGAGAATGCCGGCAGCCTGCTCGCCGGGCAGCTGTGTTCGGCGTTCGTGTGGGAGTTCGAGCTCGATGCCGCCGCCGAAGTGACGTCCGTGCTGGTGCGCCGGGCAATGGTCCGCAGCCGGGCCAAGCTCAACTACAAGAACGTCCAGGCCGAACTTGACGCCGGAACTGCCGCGCCGGTGCTGGTGCTCCTGCGCGAGGTCGGGCTGAAGCGGGTTGAGCTGGAACGCGCCCGCGGCGGGGCAAGCCTGAACACGCCGGAGCAGGAAATCGTGCAGCTTCCCGACGGCGGCTACCGGATCGTGGCGGCGCCGCAGCTTCCGGTGGAGGACTGGAACGCCCAGATTTCCCTCATGACGGGGATGGCAGCGGCTGGCCTGATGCTTGAGGGCAAAGTCGGTATCCTACGCACCATGCCGGCACCGGACGAGCGCTCCCTCAGCCACTTCAGGCGCCAGACCGCTGCCCTGGGCAAGCCGTGGGACGGAAAAGCCAGCTACGGGGATTACCTCCGGACGCTCGATCCCACCGACCACCGCCAGCTGGCCATCCTGCATTCGGCAGGCATGCTCTTCCGGGGTGCCGGGTACACCCACTTTGACGGAACCGTCCCGGACGAGGCCACCCAGTCTGCCATCGGGACGGCGTACGCCCACACCACGGCTCCGCTGCGCCGGCTCGTGGACCGCTTCGTCCTGGTCATCTGCGAGGCATTGAGCAACAACAAGACCGTGCCGGCCTGGGCCCGTGAGGCCCTGCCCACTTTGCCGGACATCATGGCTACGTCGGACCAGTTGGCTTCGAGGATGGAGCGGCTGGCCCTGGACACCGTGGAAGCCGCCCTGCTGATCAACCACGTCGGGCAGGAATTCGACGCCGTGGTGATCTCCGGTTCGAAGCCCGCCAAAAACGGAAACGGCAACGGGAACGGCAACGGGAACGGCCCAAATGGCAGGGGATCCAACGGCAAGGCGTCCAACGGCTCCGGCCCGTCCGGCGTCGTCCAGATCGCGGAGCCGGCCGTCACGGCCAGATGCGCCGGCGAAATGGAGCCAGGCACCAAGGTGC
- a CDS encoding ferritin-like fold-containing protein, producing the protein MGTSSADTARYDRFVADLFGVMAYGELSAFERLSSDARYSPTLHDRAVLGRIAVIEFRHYEIVNAKLAAMGVDVEDAMLPFQAAVDHFHERTRPADWYESLMKAYVVDTVSADFYRMVARYVDAETREVIEQIQSSEEATDVLRERLKGALADDPRLASRLALWGRRLLGEAVTQAQRVGYEHAFLSGLLTEAEDGANDAAARELIRSLTAELADNHSRRMVQLGLSG; encoded by the coding sequence ATGGGCACATCCTCGGCTGACACCGCTCGGTACGACCGCTTCGTGGCAGATCTGTTCGGCGTCATGGCCTACGGCGAGCTTTCCGCGTTCGAACGGCTCTCCTCGGATGCCCGCTATTCGCCCACGCTCCACGACCGCGCCGTGCTCGGCAGGATCGCCGTCATAGAGTTCCGGCATTACGAGATCGTGAATGCGAAGCTCGCCGCCATGGGCGTGGACGTCGAGGATGCCATGCTCCCGTTCCAGGCCGCCGTTGATCACTTCCATGAACGGACCCGGCCGGCGGACTGGTACGAATCCCTGATGAAGGCTTACGTGGTGGACACGGTCTCCGCCGATTTCTACCGCATGGTGGCCCGGTACGTGGATGCCGAAACCCGGGAGGTCATCGAGCAGATCCAGTCATCGGAGGAAGCCACGGACGTACTCCGGGAACGCCTGAAAGGGGCGCTCGCCGACGATCCCCGGCTCGCCTCGCGGCTGGCGCTGTGGGGCCGCCGGCTCCTGGGCGAGGCCGTCACCCAGGCCCAGCGCGTGGGCTACGAACACGCATTCCTGAGCGGGTTGCTCACCGAAGCGGAGGACGGTGCGAACGATGCCGCGGCGCGGGAGCTGATACGCAGCCTCACGGCGGAACTCGCGGACAACCACTCGCGGCGGATGGTGCAGCTTGGCCTGAGCGGATAG
- a CDS encoding thiazole synthase produces MTETTAAAAQQGTGSADRLVIDGVELTSRLIMGTGGAPSLDGLGAALLASGTELTTVAMRRYSPAETGSLFQLLLDNNIRVLPNTAGCFTARDAVMTAELAREALETDWVKLEVIADEHTLLPDAVELVDATEQLVNRGFKVFAYTNDDPVLALRLENLGATAVMPLGSPIGTGLGILNPHNIELIVSRASVPVVLDAGIGTASDAALAMELGCDAVLLATAVTRAQNPSLMGEAFKHAVIAGRLAKAAGRIPRREHALASSAMEGRAEFL; encoded by the coding sequence ATGACCGAAACAACAGCGGCCGCAGCGCAGCAGGGGACCGGTTCAGCCGACCGCCTCGTCATTGACGGCGTGGAACTGACCTCGCGGCTCATCATGGGCACCGGCGGGGCTCCCAGCCTGGACGGGCTCGGCGCCGCGCTGCTGGCCTCCGGCACCGAGCTGACAACGGTAGCCATGCGGCGCTACTCGCCCGCCGAAACGGGATCCCTGTTCCAGCTGCTCCTGGACAACAACATCCGCGTGCTGCCAAATACCGCCGGCTGCTTCACGGCGCGGGACGCCGTCATGACGGCCGAGCTGGCGCGCGAGGCCCTGGAAACCGACTGGGTGAAGCTGGAAGTCATCGCCGACGAGCACACGCTCCTCCCGGACGCCGTGGAGCTTGTGGACGCCACCGAGCAGCTGGTCAACCGCGGTTTCAAGGTCTTTGCCTACACCAACGATGATCCCGTCCTGGCGCTGCGGCTCGAAAACCTGGGGGCAACCGCCGTCATGCCGCTGGGCTCACCCATCGGGACCGGGCTCGGAATCCTCAACCCGCACAACATCGAGCTGATCGTGTCGCGGGCTTCCGTTCCGGTGGTGCTGGATGCCGGGATCGGCACGGCCTCGGACGCGGCACTGGCCATGGAGCTGGGCTGCGACGCCGTACTGCTGGCCACTGCGGTGACCCGGGCCCAGAACCCGTCGCTCATGGGGGAGGCCTTCAAACACGCGGTTATCGCCGGTAGGCTGGCGAAGGCGGCCGGGCGGATCCCGCGCCGCGAGCATGCCTTGGCGTCATCGGCCATGGAGGGCCGGGCAGAGTTCCTGTAG
- the thiS gene encoding sulfur carrier protein ThiS, translating into MNITLNGIEQAVGAGASVTTLVSQVTGRILAADGQAADGQRLGVAVARNSEVVPRSQWHSTALAEGDDIELVTAVQGG; encoded by the coding sequence ATGAACATCACACTGAACGGTATTGAACAGGCAGTGGGCGCCGGCGCCTCCGTCACGACGCTCGTCAGCCAGGTCACGGGGCGCATACTTGCCGCGGACGGACAGGCCGCCGACGGCCAGCGGCTCGGGGTGGCCGTGGCACGCAATTCCGAGGTGGTGCCCCGGAGCCAGTGGCACAGCACGGCCCTTGCAGAGGGCGACGACATCGAGCTCGTCACAGCAGTCCAGGGAGGATGA
- a CDS encoding VOC family protein → MCIRDRYRTVEIGIDTTDAAEISEVWRVALGYRKGRDGDLADPHGRGPGLSFQETGTPNDNRLHVDIHRSKAESAPALEKTAATGALMDRDHAPGRVVVTDAQGNRLCLCTEEGTGPAT, encoded by the coding sequence ATGTGTATAAGAGACAGGTACCGGACCGTGGAGATCGGGATCGACACCACGGACGCGGCGGAGATCTCCGAGGTCTGGCGAGTGGCCCTGGGCTACCGGAAGGGGCGGGACGGCGACCTGGCGGACCCCCACGGCCGCGGGCCGGGGCTATCGTTCCAGGAAACCGGCACTCCCAACGACAACCGCCTGCACGTGGACATCCACCGGTCCAAGGCCGAATCTGCGCCGGCCCTCGAGAAGACGGCGGCCACCGGCGCGTTAATGGACAGAGACCACGCACCCGGCCGGGTGGTGGTCACTGACGCCCAAGGGAACCGGCTATGCCTCTGCACTGAGGAAGGCACCGGGCCGGCAACCTAG
- a CDS encoding TetR/AcrR family transcriptional regulator, with translation MVHHAPVDRTRAAHSPAGTPRAAGQRSARLPRDERRAQLLAAAQEVFVANGYHGAAMDEIAETAHVSKPVLYQHFPSKRELYLALLDSHLGTLTDLMMGALNSTTDNKERVQAVMRAYYRFIDSDDQAHRLVFESDLVNDPDVSARLETFNKAFADAIAQVIAEDTKLPLLEAQLLGRGLAGMAQVSARYWLETDGNLDLDVASDLIYRLAWRGISRFPKES, from the coding sequence GTGGTTCATCATGCACCCGTTGATCGAACTCGGGCCGCGCACTCCCCGGCCGGCACCCCCCGGGCCGCAGGGCAGCGATCCGCCAGGCTGCCGCGGGACGAGCGCAGGGCCCAGCTGCTGGCCGCCGCCCAGGAGGTGTTCGTCGCCAACGGCTACCACGGAGCCGCGATGGACGAGATCGCCGAAACGGCCCACGTGAGCAAACCGGTGCTGTACCAGCACTTCCCCTCCAAACGCGAGCTCTACCTGGCGCTCCTGGACAGCCACCTCGGGACCCTGACCGACCTCATGATGGGCGCGCTCAACTCCACCACCGACAACAAGGAGCGCGTCCAGGCCGTCATGCGCGCCTACTACCGGTTCATTGACAGTGACGACCAGGCGCACCGCCTCGTGTTCGAGTCCGACCTCGTCAACGATCCGGACGTCAGCGCGCGCCTTGAGACCTTCAACAAGGCCTTCGCGGACGCCATCGCGCAGGTCATCGCCGAAGACACCAAACTGCCGCTCCTGGAGGCCCAGCTGCTCGGCCGCGGCCTCGCCGGGATGGCGCAGGTCAGCGCACGCTACTGGCTCGAAACGGACGGCAATCTCGACCTCGATGTCGCCAGTGACCTCATCTACCGTTTAGCTTGGCGCGGAATCTCTCGCTTCCCCAAAGAGTCCTAG
- a CDS encoding DUF3107 domain-containing protein — MEVKIGIQNIGREIVLESSQDADSVAKVVAESLAKGTELRLTDEKGRQIIIPANVLGYVEIGAEEVRRVGFGAL, encoded by the coding sequence GTGGAAGTAAAGATCGGCATTCAGAACATCGGCCGCGAAATTGTGCTGGAATCGTCTCAGGATGCAGACTCCGTGGCCAAGGTTGTAGCGGAATCCCTCGCCAAAGGCACTGAGCTGCGGCTGACCGACGAAAAGGGCCGGCAGATCATCATCCCCGCGAACGTCCTGGGCTACGTCGAAATCGGCGCCGAGGAAGTCCGCCGGGTCGGCTTCGGCGCACTGTAG